A part of Vespertiliibacter pulmonis genomic DNA contains:
- a CDS encoding translocation/assembly module TamB domain-containing protein, which produces MTESQTEQSNQPTKKRSKWRYFWWFLCLLFGLLIAIIAFLATGNGQRLALQWLAKSMDSLSISQIDGSLQDGLRLSDTHFNMEGVDVAVKQADLHIGFDCLLDKTLCLNNIALKDATISVDTTKFPPSEPKSDSSDDVQLPLPVSLKNLALDNINVNVDGVAVKLDHFQSGLVGEKNNIQLLPTTLDGLQVILPLSQADSSEQKIAKQPENSESKPAIDWEALKQQLSEPLLTKLDPIKLPVNLNIDDFNAKNIQIAQQIRESEKSDQDEAVSTQSLVNISSVNLALKSDEKSLALSNLDIQTDKGNISGKGSLNLIDNYPLNWQLKADTPELKELKLPANQVDLTISGELFGKTVLNVNTRGAVNAQIEGSVQLSAPKTPLDLTIKSDQIKYPFIAEKGQDPLVLKDVDLKLSGDLLNYQLDSHLAISGMGMPNGDLQLNGKGGLTQFELEKLSLNILQGQANLVGKVDWSNGIEWTSNAHLAGINTRSLLPEWAAMLSGDMKTTGYAGRGKQGDEWGVAVSEIDLSGVLLNKPLQLKGELTADSNTLLSVPNANLIYGENKIGLKGVLGDKSDFLLDIKAPNLQGLVPNLKASVNGLVHLQGKITEPFLDLDLVANNVSYEQTSLKQLTAKGKITTEKTIQGNIDLALSQLSHGDIKLAMANLQLSGSETNHSLKLVSKGDPIGANLQISGKFDRLQQIWQGQLSNVLIQSPQPLIGEWKNDKPIQISYRNKQVQANISSHCWHNPKLNLCFPTTFNAGLEGKVPFEIKSFDLITLQELLDKESQISGIVSAKGDIAWFENKSPILNLDLASNGVKFIQKNGGRNFPISLSPLTLKANLVDNNLKLKTDIRVENNGRVVSDLMMKDIMNTRALSGSLNIEQINLSLIKPLLTNGESVDGNLNARLTLGGNALSPLLFGNLQLSGLKAHSNAMPFDVTGGNLTANFNGVSSTLKGNIQTKESNLVLEGDANWKRLDAWHTRISAKANRFRVNIPSIAKVDISPNIEVKATPKELVLSGNIDVPWARISVEELPESAVSVSADEVIMDGTAKDKQVTLPLKNLPQDGKGMAIKANITVNIGQDPKEAVKIDAYGFKSDLKGILKVRQGSKGLGLYGQVNVLNGTFASFGQDLVVRKGVISFTGMPSQPTLDIEAIRNPEAMEDQNVVAGVKITGIADSPDVKVFSSPSMSQDQALSYILTGRSLENSGDAGSSNSIAAALIGMSLSKSSKLVGGVGSAFGISDLNVTTAGIGDNTKVVVSGSLTPKFKVKYGVGIFAPLTELTLRYRLAPSLYLQWISSINQAVDLLYRFEFD; this is translated from the coding sequence ATGACGGAATCACAAACAGAACAATCAAATCAGCCAACAAAAAAGAGAAGTAAATGGCGATATTTTTGGTGGTTTTTATGCCTATTATTCGGTTTACTCATCGCTATTATTGCTTTTTTGGCGACAGGGAATGGCCAGCGTCTGGCTTTGCAATGGCTGGCAAAATCAATGGATAGCTTAAGTATTAGTCAAATAGATGGCAGTTTACAAGATGGACTACGCTTGTCTGATACCCATTTTAATATGGAGGGCGTTGATGTTGCAGTTAAACAAGCGGATCTCCATATTGGGTTTGATTGTTTATTAGATAAAACGCTTTGTTTAAATAATATAGCACTTAAAGATGCCACAATTTCAGTTGATACGACAAAATTTCCTCCTTCTGAGCCCAAATCAGATTCGTCAGATGACGTTCAGCTGCCATTACCAGTTTCTTTGAAAAATCTTGCCTTAGATAATATTAATGTAAATGTAGATGGCGTGGCAGTTAAACTTGATCATTTTCAATCGGGTTTGGTAGGGGAGAAAAATAATATTCAGCTATTGCCAACAACATTAGATGGTTTACAAGTGATTTTACCGCTTTCACAAGCGGATAGTTCTGAGCAAAAAATTGCAAAACAGCCAGAGAATAGTGAATCTAAGCCAGCTATTGATTGGGAAGCACTAAAACAACAGTTATCTGAACCGTTATTGACAAAACTTGATCCGATTAAATTACCCGTCAATTTAAATATTGATGATTTTAATGCAAAAAATATTCAGATTGCACAGCAGATCAGAGAGAGTGAGAAATCTGATCAAGATGAGGCGGTATCAACACAATCACTTGTTAATATTTCATCTGTCAATTTAGCGTTGAAGTCTGATGAGAAGTCGCTTGCATTAAGTAATCTTGATATTCAGACTGATAAAGGCAATATTTCAGGGAAAGGATCGTTAAATTTAATTGATAACTATCCGCTTAATTGGCAATTAAAAGCCGATACGCCTGAATTAAAAGAACTCAAATTACCAGCTAACCAAGTGGATTTGACGATTTCAGGTGAGCTATTTGGTAAAACAGTATTGAATGTAAATACTCGTGGAGCGGTGAATGCTCAGATTGAAGGCTCAGTACAACTTTCAGCACCGAAAACACCACTTGATTTGACGATCAAAAGTGATCAAATTAAGTATCCATTTATTGCTGAAAAAGGGCAAGATCCCCTTGTTTTAAAAGATGTTGATCTTAAATTATCGGGTGATCTTCTTAATTATCAATTAGATAGCCATTTAGCTATAAGTGGAATGGGTATGCCGAATGGGGATCTTCAGCTCAACGGTAAAGGAGGACTAACCCAATTTGAATTAGAGAAATTATCCCTTAATATTTTGCAAGGGCAGGCAAATCTCGTGGGGAAAGTAGATTGGTCTAATGGTATTGAATGGACATCTAACGCTCATTTAGCAGGGATTAATACTCGTTCATTATTGCCTGAATGGGCAGCAATGTTATCAGGAGATATGAAAACAACAGGCTATGCGGGAAGAGGTAAACAAGGCGATGAATGGGGCGTTGCCGTATCAGAAATAGATCTCTCAGGGGTTTTATTAAATAAGCCATTACAATTGAAGGGTGAATTGACTGCTGACTCTAATACTCTATTAAGTGTACCGAATGCGAATTTAATTTACGGCGAAAATAAAATTGGGTTGAAGGGGGTATTAGGTGATAAATCTGATTTTCTCTTGGATATTAAAGCGCCTAATTTACAAGGTCTTGTGCCAAATCTCAAAGCAAGTGTAAATGGTTTGGTGCATTTACAAGGAAAAATTACTGAACCTTTTTTAGATTTAGATTTAGTAGCGAACAATGTAAGTTATGAGCAGACTTCGTTAAAACAGCTGACAGCTAAAGGGAAGATTACTACTGAAAAAACTATTCAAGGAAATATTGATCTTGCTCTAAGCCAACTTAGCCACGGTGATATTAAACTAGCGATGGCAAATTTACAGCTTTCGGGGAGTGAAACTAATCATAGTTTGAAATTGGTTTCAAAAGGTGATCCAATAGGAGCAAATTTACAAATTTCGGGTAAATTTGACCGCTTGCAACAGATTTGGCAGGGACAGTTGAGCAATGTGCTAATTCAATCACCTCAACCGCTGATTGGGGAGTGGAAAAACGATAAACCTATTCAAATTAGTTACCGTAATAAGCAAGTACAAGCCAATATCTCGTCTCATTGTTGGCATAATCCTAAATTAAATCTTTGTTTTCCTACAACATTTAATGCTGGATTAGAAGGTAAAGTACCGTTTGAAATTAAGTCTTTTGATTTGATTACATTACAAGAGCTTTTAGATAAAGAGAGTCAAATTTCAGGTATTGTTTCTGCGAAAGGTGATATTGCTTGGTTTGAAAATAAAAGCCCAATATTGAATCTTGATTTAGCCTCAAATGGGGTTAAATTTATACAGAAAAATGGGGGGCGTAATTTCCCAATCAGCCTTAGCCCGCTGACGCTAAAAGCAAATTTAGTAGATAATAATCTAAAATTAAAAACAGATATTAGAGTAGAAAATAATGGACGAGTTGTAAGTGATCTAATGATGAAAGACATTATGAATACTCGGGCGTTATCAGGAAGTCTTAATATTGAGCAGATCAATTTATCGTTAATTAAACCGTTATTAACAAATGGTGAAAGTGTTGATGGAAATTTAAATGCTCGATTGACATTAGGAGGCAATGCACTTTCTCCACTTTTATTTGGTAATTTGCAGTTAAGTGGGTTAAAAGCACATTCTAATGCAATGCCCTTTGATGTAACGGGGGGTAATTTGACGGCGAATTTTAATGGGGTAAGCTCTACGCTAAAAGGTAACATTCAGACAAAAGAAAGCAATTTAGTGCTGGAGGGAGACGCAAATTGGAAGAGACTTGATGCGTGGCATACTCGAATTAGTGCCAAAGCAAATCGTTTTAGAGTAAATATCCCAAGTATAGCCAAAGTGGATATTAGCCCAAATATTGAAGTGAAAGCTACCCCTAAAGAGTTAGTGTTAAGTGGTAATATTGATGTGCCTTGGGCGAGAATTTCTGTGGAAGAATTACCAGAGAGTGCGGTAAGTGTGAGTGCTGATGAAGTAATAATGGACGGCACGGCTAAAGATAAACAGGTTACTCTTCCTCTTAAAAATCTTCCACAAGACGGTAAAGGAATGGCGATTAAAGCGAATATTACCGTTAATATAGGGCAAGATCCGAAAGAAGCCGTAAAAATTGATGCTTATGGTTTTAAAAGTGATTTAAAAGGTATTTTAAAAGTTCGTCAAGGCAGTAAAGGCCTGGGATTATATGGTCAGGTAAACGTATTAAATGGAACTTTTGCCTCTTTCGGGCAAGATTTGGTGGTGCGTAAGGGAGTGATTTCTTTCACTGGAATGCCTTCACAGCCTACATTAGATATTGAGGCAATTCGTAATCCTGAAGCAATGGAAGATCAAAATGTAGTCGCAGGTGTTAAAATTACAGGTATTGCAGATTCACCCGATGTAAAAGTTTTTTCAAGCCCATCAATGTCGCAAGACCAAGCCCTTTCTTATATTCTTACGGGTAGAAGTTTAGAAAATAGTGGCGATGCAGGCTCAAGTAACTCTATTGCAGCGGCGTTGATTGGAATGAGTTTATCAAAAAGTAGTAAATTAGTTGGTGGCGTTGGCAGTGCTTTTGGAATTAGTGATCTAAACGTAACTACAGCAGGTATTGGGGATAACACTAAAGTGGTAGTAAGTGGTAGCTTAACACCAAAATTTAAAGTGAAATATGGCGTTGGCATTTTTGCTCCATTGACTGAGCTAACATTACGTTATCGTCTTGCACCAAGCCTCTATTTACAATGGATTTCAAGTATTAATCAAGCAGTTGATTTACTCTACCGTTTTGAGTTTGATTAA
- the cydD gene encoding heme ABC transporter permease/ATP-binding protein CydD, whose protein sequence is MDKQRQKQLQKWLRQHQKIVKKWLYLNVLLGSMSALLIVAQMGLLASILHKMIVEHQSPNTFIGQLLLLLSCFLGRAIMLWLRERAGFQAGQLLRQHLRQQVLEKLAMIGPMAIHQRPAGSWATLMLEQVENIHNFYARYLPQQFLSLIVPLVILCFVFPLNWAAGLILFFTLPILPIFMALAGFKAAEANQRNIGILARLSGQFLDSLKGLETIRLFGQAKAQTDQIYQRTEEFRVSTMDVLKMAFLSSAILEFFTAISIAVMAVYFGFSYLGELEFGNYGLPVSLFIGFFCLMLAPEFYQPLRELGVFYHDKAAAIGAADSLEHFLSEKIVTQTQGQKNVPNEPLVIQAKDCVILSPQGIALTEPLTFELKPHQHIALVGQSGSGKTSLINMLLGFLPYQGSVSINGIELRELNMAEWREKLAWVGQNPQLIRGTLRENILLGNPNVTEREIKEALCRSNADEFVERLGLDSKIHDSNVGISGGQAQRIAIARALLRPYELLLLDEPTASLDLQSEQKVLQALHHLSREQTTLMVTHRIEDLKQCDEIWVMKQGQIIQRGTFTQLEHQGFFAELLGYE, encoded by the coding sequence ATGGATAAACAACGTCAAAAGCAATTACAAAAATGGCTCCGCCAGCATCAAAAAATTGTTAAAAAATGGCTCTATCTCAATGTATTGCTTGGCTCAATGTCTGCTCTTCTGATTGTTGCTCAAATGGGGTTGTTGGCATCAATACTACATAAAATGATTGTAGAACATCAGTCACCAAACACTTTCATTGGGCAACTATTGCTGTTATTGAGTTGTTTCTTAGGACGAGCCATTATGCTTTGGTTACGAGAGCGAGCAGGTTTTCAAGCAGGACAATTATTACGGCAACATTTGCGTCAGCAAGTGTTAGAGAAATTAGCAATGATTGGTCCTATGGCAATTCACCAACGTCCTGCTGGGAGCTGGGCAACGTTGATGTTAGAGCAGGTAGAAAATATTCATAATTTTTATGCTAGATATCTTCCTCAACAATTTTTATCATTGATCGTACCGCTGGTTATTCTCTGTTTTGTGTTCCCGTTGAACTGGGCTGCAGGGCTTATTTTATTTTTTACCCTGCCTATTTTGCCTATCTTTATGGCATTGGCTGGGTTTAAAGCTGCAGAAGCAAATCAACGTAATATTGGTATATTAGCTCGTTTAAGCGGTCAATTTCTTGATAGTTTAAAAGGGTTGGAAACTATCCGTTTATTCGGACAAGCAAAGGCTCAAACTGATCAAATTTATCAACGTACAGAAGAGTTTCGTGTCAGTACAATGGACGTACTAAAAATGGCATTTTTATCTTCTGCTATATTAGAATTTTTTACAGCTATTTCAATTGCCGTGATGGCAGTCTATTTTGGTTTTAGTTATTTAGGTGAGTTAGAATTTGGCAATTATGGATTGCCTGTTTCACTTTTTATTGGCTTTTTCTGCTTAATGTTAGCACCCGAATTTTACCAACCATTGCGTGAATTAGGCGTGTTCTATCACGATAAAGCTGCGGCAATTGGAGCGGCGGATAGTTTAGAACATTTTCTGAGTGAGAAAATAGTTACGCAAACACAAGGGCAAAAAAATGTGCCAAATGAACCGCTTGTTATACAAGCGAAAGATTGTGTTATTTTATCGCCACAGGGAATTGCATTAACTGAACCACTGACTTTTGAATTAAAACCACATCAACATATTGCACTGGTTGGGCAAAGTGGGTCGGGTAAGACATCGTTGATCAATATGTTATTGGGCTTTTTACCGTATCAAGGTAGCGTTTCTATCAATGGAATAGAACTGCGAGAGCTCAATATGGCGGAGTGGCGAGAAAAATTAGCGTGGGTAGGGCAAAATCCGCAATTAATTAGGGGTACATTGCGAGAAAATATTTTATTAGGTAATCCGAATGTAACAGAACGGGAGATAAAAGAAGCCTTGTGCCGTTCTAACGCTGATGAATTTGTCGAGAGGTTAGGATTAGATAGCAAAATCCACGACAGCAATGTAGGCATATCAGGTGGACAGGCTCAACGAATTGCAATTGCTCGTGCGTTACTACGCCCTTATGAATTGTTATTATTAGATGAACCAACGGCAAGCCTTGATTTGCAATCAGAACAAAAAGTGTTGCAAGCATTACATCATTTAAGCCGTGAGCAGACTACCCTAATGGTTACGCACCGTATTGAGGATTTAAAACAGTGCGATGAAATTTGGGTAATGAAGCAAGGGCAGATTATTCAACGTGGTACATTTACACAATTAGAGCATCAAGGCTTTTTTGCAGAATTATTAGGATATGAATAA
- the cydC gene encoding heme ABC transporter ATP-binding protein/permease CydC: MKALLPFLSLYRSHLGQLLFGIVLAITSLAASIGLLSLSGWFLAASALVGSSLLFNFFYPSSGVRGLAIGRTISRYFERLVTHDGTFRVLANLRVTIFRKLIPLTPAGLSRYRNSELLNRLVSDVDTLDTLYLNLISPFVSAVMIILFMAIGLSFISPLLAFVICGSLAVLLLIFPLLFYRLGRKLGNLAIQSRANYRSQFIEWIQLNGEFLLFGVQAQATDRLNQTEKTWLFAQSRESQLAGLSNAMLVALNGLLVTVVIYLSATAINVPSADSPEALIALVVFCTLASLEILSPIGIAFLHLGQIITAAERLNEITQQRPLVTFNGTEKWQKIEKNQPLVRFDKVSFSYPERTEVVLDQITFEINAGEKIAILGKTGSGKSTIFQLLVRNYDNTSGQILLNNCKITNYPEQVLRTHIVALTQRVHIFSATIKDNLLMGNPQASEAELYKVLAKVELSYLTEQEGLDLWLGDGGRPLSGGEQRRLGLARLLLSKAEIILLDEPTEGLDRETEQHILQCIFEHCLDKTLLMITHRLNGMDHFDRVYQIDNGKML; encoded by the coding sequence ATGAAAGCACTTCTTCCATTTCTTTCGCTATACCGTAGCCATTTAGGGCAGTTATTGTTTGGTATTGTACTTGCTATTACCAGTTTGGCGGCAAGTATTGGCTTATTAAGCCTATCAGGCTGGTTTTTAGCTGCATCTGCATTAGTGGGTTCAAGCCTATTATTTAACTTCTTTTATCCATCATCAGGCGTGAGAGGGTTAGCAATTGGGCGTACTATTTCTCGTTATTTTGAACGGCTTGTTACTCACGATGGTACATTTCGAGTTTTAGCTAATTTAAGAGTAACTATTTTCCGTAAACTCATTCCTTTAACACCAGCAGGATTAAGCCGTTATCGAAATAGTGAATTATTAAATCGGCTAGTATCAGATGTTGATACGTTAGATACACTTTATCTCAATTTAATTTCGCCTTTTGTGAGTGCGGTAATGATTATTCTATTTATGGCAATAGGCTTATCATTTATCTCACCACTTCTAGCTTTTGTTATTTGTGGCTCGTTAGCGGTATTATTGCTTATTTTTCCTCTATTATTTTATCGTTTAGGCAGAAAATTAGGCAACCTTGCTATTCAAAGCCGAGCAAATTATCGTAGCCAGTTTATTGAATGGATACAGCTGAATGGCGAATTTCTATTATTTGGGGTGCAAGCTCAAGCAACGGATCGGCTTAATCAGACAGAAAAAACGTGGTTATTCGCACAAAGTAGAGAGAGCCAACTAGCAGGGCTTTCTAATGCAATGTTAGTTGCATTAAATGGTTTATTGGTTACGGTAGTCATTTACCTTTCTGCAACGGCTATTAATGTGCCGAGCGCAGATAGCCCTGAGGCATTGATTGCGTTAGTTGTATTCTGCACGCTGGCATCGCTTGAAATTTTAAGTCCAATAGGTATCGCTTTTTTGCATTTAGGGCAAATCATCACAGCCGCAGAACGGCTAAATGAGATTACTCAGCAAAGACCGCTTGTTACCTTTAATGGTACAGAAAAATGGCAAAAAATAGAGAAAAACCAACCGCTTGTCCGTTTTGATAAAGTGAGTTTTAGTTATCCTGAACGTACTGAAGTTGTGTTGGATCAGATTACCTTTGAGATCAATGCTGGCGAGAAAATCGCTATTTTAGGTAAAACAGGTAGTGGAAAATCAACTATTTTTCAACTTCTTGTACGTAATTATGATAATACAAGCGGTCAGATCTTACTGAATAATTGCAAAATTACGAATTATCCTGAGCAGGTATTGAGAACACATATTGTAGCATTAACCCAGAGGGTGCATATTTTTAGTGCAACGATTAAAGATAATTTGTTAATGGGAAATCCGCAAGCGAGTGAAGCTGAATTGTATAAAGTGTTAGCCAAAGTTGAATTAAGCTATTTAACTGAACAAGAAGGGCTAGATTTATGGCTTGGTGATGGTGGACGTCCATTATCTGGCGGAGAACAACGCCGTTTAGGGTTAGCTCGTTTATTGTTGAGCAAAGCAGAAATTATCTTGCTTGATGAGCCAACAGAAGGGTTAGATAGAGAAACGGAGCAACATATTCTACAATGTATTTTTGAACATTGTCTGGATAAAACATTATTGATGATAACTCACCGTTTAAATGGTATGGATCATTTTGACCGAGTTTATCAGATTGATAATGGAAAAATGCTGTAA
- a CDS encoding UbiX family flavin prenyltransferase — MTTKRIIVGISGASGFQYGFKALELLKNLDVESHLVVSKGAELTRQYETNYTEQQLLDLADVVHSAHNLGASISSGSFKTMGMLIAPCSMRTLASVAHGFSDNLLSRAADVVLKERRKLVLMVRETPLHLTHLDNMRKVTEMGGIIFPPVPALYHQPKSVDEIITHSVSRALDLFDLNIDIARWQGK, encoded by the coding sequence ATGACAACAAAACGCATTATCGTTGGAATCAGTGGTGCGAGTGGATTTCAATACGGCTTTAAAGCCTTAGAGTTATTAAAAAACCTTGATGTAGAAAGCCATTTAGTCGTTTCAAAAGGGGCTGAATTAACTCGCCAATATGAAACAAATTATACTGAACAGCAACTATTAGATTTAGCTGATGTGGTACATTCTGCTCACAATCTTGGGGCAAGTATTTCAAGCGGTTCATTTAAAACGATGGGAATGCTTATTGCCCCCTGTTCAATGCGAACTCTTGCCTCTGTTGCACACGGATTTAGTGATAATTTACTCAGCCGTGCTGCAGATGTTGTATTAAAAGAACGGCGAAAACTGGTGCTAATGGTACGAGAAACTCCCCTACATTTAACCCATTTAGACAATATGCGAAAGGTAACAGAAATGGGCGGAATTATTTTTCCACCTGTACCTGCATTATATCATCAACCCAAAAGCGTTGATGAAATTATCACCCATAGCGTTAGCCGTGCGTTAGATCTGTTTGATCTCAATATAGATATTGCTCGCTGGCAAGGAAAGTAA
- the ttcA gene encoding tRNA 2-thiocytidine(32) synthetase TtcA has translation MTQEAFQNTQKEKKVAYNFNKLQKRLRRNVGNAIADFNMIEEGDKVMVCLSGGKDSYTLLDILLNLRINAPIHFDIVAVNLDQKQPGFPEHILPEYLAGIGVDYKIVEENTYGIVKEKIPEGKTTCSLCSRLRRGILYRTATELGATKIALGHHRDDMLETLFLNMFYGGKMKSMPPKLVSDDGKQIVIRPLAYCKEKDIERYAIAKAFPIIPCNLCGSQPNLQRKVVKEMLQQWDRQFPGRIETMFSALQNIAPSHLCDPKLFDFKGLKRGILLEGIEGDIAFDKADIPQQPIIQDEDELNDYTDSGVIQIKAV, from the coding sequence ATGACTCAAGAAGCCTTCCAAAACACGCAAAAAGAGAAAAAAGTTGCGTATAACTTTAATAAATTACAAAAGCGTTTACGCCGAAATGTTGGTAATGCGATTGCTGATTTTAATATGATTGAAGAGGGCGATAAAGTAATGGTCTGTCTATCAGGCGGAAAAGATAGCTATACATTGCTTGATATTTTGTTAAATTTACGCATCAATGCCCCTATCCATTTTGATATTGTCGCAGTAAATCTTGATCAAAAACAACCAGGATTTCCTGAACATATTTTGCCTGAATATCTTGCGGGAATTGGGGTTGATTATAAGATTGTAGAAGAAAATACCTATGGTATTGTAAAAGAAAAAATCCCAGAGGGAAAAACAACTTGCTCACTTTGCTCTCGTTTACGCCGTGGGATTTTATACCGTACCGCAACAGAGCTTGGAGCGACCAAAATTGCACTTGGACACCACCGTGATGATATGCTAGAAACGCTGTTTTTAAATATGTTTTATGGTGGAAAAATGAAAAGTATGCCACCTAAATTAGTCAGCGATGATGGAAAACAAATCGTAATCCGACCGCTTGCATATTGTAAAGAAAAAGATATTGAACGTTATGCTATTGCAAAAGCCTTTCCGATTATTCCGTGTAATTTGTGTGGTTCACAACCAAATTTACAACGTAAAGTGGTCAAAGAGATGTTACAACAGTGGGATCGTCAATTCCCGGGACGTATTGAAACAATGTTTAGTGCTTTGCAAAATATTGCGCCTTCTCACCTTTGTGATCCAAAACTTTTTGATTTTAAAGGGCTTAAGCGAGGAATACTATTAGAAGGTATTGAAGGCGATATTGCCTTTGATAAAGCGGATATTCCCCAACAGCCTATAATTCAAGATGAAGACGAGTTAAATGATTACACCGATAGTGGTGTTATTCAAATTAAAGCCGTATAG
- the xthA gene encoding exodeoxyribonuclease III, with the protein MKFISFNINGLRARPHQLEALIAKHQPDVLGLQEIKVSDEDFPHDLVNHLGYHVFHHGQKGHYGVALLTKAEPIAVRKGFPTDDENAQKRMIMADLETSFGKLTVLNGYFPQGENRSHETKFPAKQKFYADLQHYLETELRPENPIVIMGDMNISPTDLDIGIGEPNRKRWLRDGKCSFLPEEREWLGKLHQYGLVDTFRAMNPMADDKFSWFDYRSKGFDDNRGLRIDLVLASNSLASRCVATGIDLEIRSMEKPSDHAPVWAVFE; encoded by the coding sequence ATGAAATTTATCTCATTTAATATCAATGGGTTGCGAGCTAGACCGCATCAATTAGAAGCATTGATTGCTAAACATCAGCCTGATGTATTGGGCTTGCAAGAAATAAAAGTGTCAGACGAAGATTTTCCACACGATTTAGTCAATCATCTCGGCTATCACGTTTTTCACCATGGACAAAAAGGGCATTATGGCGTTGCATTATTAACTAAAGCAGAACCTATTGCTGTTCGAAAAGGTTTTCCAACGGATGATGAAAATGCTCAAAAAAGAATGATTATGGCAGATCTTGAAACCTCTTTTGGTAAATTAACCGTGCTAAATGGCTATTTTCCACAGGGTGAAAATCGTAGCCACGAAACGAAATTTCCAGCTAAACAGAAATTTTATGCTGATTTACAACATTATTTAGAAACGGAATTACGACCTGAAAATCCAATTGTGATTATGGGGGATATGAATATTAGCCCAACTGATTTGGATATTGGAATTGGTGAGCCTAACCGTAAACGTTGGTTACGAGACGGCAAATGTTCATTTTTGCCTGAAGAACGCGAATGGCTTGGTAAATTACATCAGTATGGATTAGTGGATACTTTCCGAGCAATGAATCCAATGGCAGATGATAAATTTTCGTGGTTTGATTACCGATCAAAAGGTTTTGATGATAATCGTGGATTACGCATTGATTTAGTGCTAGCGTCTAATTCACTCGCCAGCCGCTGTGTTGCCACAGGCATTGATTTAGAGATCAGATCAATGGAAAAACCGTCTGATCACGCACCTGTATGGGCTGTTTTTGAGTAG
- a CDS encoding class II glutamine amidotransferase, translating into MCQLLGMNCNSPTDITFSFEGFRRRAGLTDCHTDGFGIAFFEGKGVRIFRDNRPGASSPMADLVSQYHIKSYNVIAHIRKATRGDVNLENTHPFIREIWGENWVFAHNGTIENITICPSNHYQPIGTTDSEVAFCCIATKLKERFPFKPSEKEIFDAIVEITSEIAMHGVFNFILSNGHWMIARCSTNLHYVCRKAPFGVALRDDDVSINFQEYACETDKIVVITTQPLTKNESWTKMKNGGYVFFKEGDVMFEIEGTLPECKPHV; encoded by the coding sequence ATGTGTCAATTATTAGGAATGAATTGCAACTCTCCAACGGACATTACATTTTCGTTTGAAGGGTTTCGACGGCGGGCTGGGCTTACAGATTGCCATACAGATGGTTTTGGTATCGCTTTTTTTGAAGGGAAAGGCGTTCGTATTTTTCGAGATAACCGCCCTGGAGCTTCCTCACCAATGGCAGATCTCGTTAGCCAATATCATATAAAATCCTATAATGTTATCGCTCATATTCGTAAAGCAACTCGAGGCGATGTCAATTTGGAGAACACTCACCCTTTTATCCGTGAAATCTGGGGAGAAAATTGGGTTTTTGCCCATAACGGTACCATCGAAAATATTACTATCTGCCCAAGCAATCATTATCAACCTATTGGAACAACAGATTCAGAAGTTGCATTCTGCTGTATTGCTACGAAATTAAAAGAACGCTTTCCTTTTAAACCTAGCGAAAAAGAAATTTTTGATGCCATTGTTGAGATTACGAGTGAAATTGCGATGCACGGCGTATTTAATTTCATACTCTCTAATGGACATTGGATGATTGCTCGCTGTTCAACCAATCTACACTATGTATGCCGTAAAGCTCCTTTTGGTGTTGCCTTACGAGATGATGATGTAAGTATTAATTTTCAAGAGTATGCTTGTGAAACAGATAAAATCGTTGTCATTACTACTCAACCACTAACTAAAAATGAATCTTGGACAAAAATGAAAAATGGCGGTTACGTCTTTTTTAAAGAGGGTGATGTGATGTTTGAAATTGAAGGGACATTACCTGAATGTAAACCTCACGTTTAA